One part of the Arabidopsis thaliana chromosome 4, partial sequence genome encodes these proteins:
- a CDS encoding basic-leucine zipper (bZIP) transcription factor family protein, with protein sequence MASSKGSQNHRNLGCNGKQALLPPKSPFTGGPTFSADFVPSSVIGSKAVQKLGEGNANHHRTSSESFLIEEQPSWLDDLLNEPETPVRKGGHRRSSSDSFAYVDVPVGFDVDYTLWDGGRYNNNNGFSNHVRGPKESDYLRSQPVPFYPSAHLSKQKIRPWDSLPDSGARPNSSSGCLESSSITRSGSSGSLRDTEKAYSAADSKKDFINNFAKSSFEKRDNPLAKSATSEADTKRARQQFAQRSRVRKIQYIAELERNVQMLQV encoded by the exons ATGGCAAGTTCAAAGGGGTCTCAGAATCATAGAAATCTGGGATGCAATGGGAAACAAGCTTTACTGCCTCCGAAAAGTCCGTTTACGGGTGGTCCAACGTTTAGTGCAGATTTTGTTCCAAGTAGTGTGATTGGATCCAAGGCTGTTCAGAAGCTTGGAGAAGGAAATGCCAATCATCATCGAACTTCATCTGAGAGTTTTCTTATTGAGGAACAGCCTTCTTGGCTTGACGATCTTCTCAACGAACCTGAAACACCTGTACGGAAAGGAGGGCATCGACGGTCATCGAGTGATTCATTTGCATATGTAGATGTTCCTGTTGGTTTTGATGTTGATTACACGCTTTGGGATGGTGGTAgatataataacaataatgGTTTCTCTAATCACGTTAGAGGTCCCAAGGAGTCTGATTACCTTAGAAGCCAGCCTGTTCCTTTCTACCCTTCAGCTCATTTGTCCAAACAGAAAATAAGACCGTGGGATTCATTACCAGATTCCGGTGCTCGCCCGAACAGTAGTTCTGGTTGTTTGGAGAGTAGCTCTATCACAAGATCAGGGTCTTCTGGTAGCCTACGTGATACAGAAAAGGCTTATTCTGCTGCTGATAGCAAGAAAgatttcataaataatttCGCAAAGTCGTCATTCGAAAAACGGGATAATCCTCTGGCTAAGTCTGCTACTTCCGAGGCTGATACGAAACGTGCTAGACA GCAGTTTGCACAGCGCTCTCGAGTCCGTAAAATTCAGTACATAGCTGAACTGGAAAGGAACGTTCAGATGTTACAAGTATAG